The DNA window AACACACTGATTATCATGAACACATATTGCTTTAAAATAGAGCTAGACTGCTAGACAATCTCATGGAGACTATTATCTGAGTCAGCTAAATAGAgcctccaggttcagaggcagtaCATCTCTGAGAATCAACTACCAGACAAATGCTGCAAGGGAAGACTGTTGCCTTTAACCTTGAAAATGTGGACTTCCTAGACAAAGATCTTGACTTGATTGCGTAAGGCTTTTCTTACATGCTGCCCATTCCATTTGCTAACATGCCTTGAAATGGGCGAGGGAAAAAGTTATGAATGTCATGTCAAAGGATAAATACCTTTGATCTGTCCTCAAGCCTCTTCGTTAGACCCTGAAGATctaaaccagcggttctcaacctttgggtcgtgaccctttgggggtcgaacgaccctttcgccTAAGAcaatcggaaaacacatatttccgatggtcttaggaatcAAGACACCGCTCCTCTATCCGTCTCCAGGCGGGTCCGCCCCATGCAGATACTTCACATAATGGTGCACACCTGGAAGATTATCGCAGTTAACCCCATCACATACACCCCGTACAAATACAGGGGTATGTGATGGGGTTGGCGCCCTAATGTACTTATGCGGACCAGTCACACATGAGCAGCTACTGTGTTGAAAACAGCAGTATTGGAGGTAAAACAACACATCATGAATTATAATTTCTGGGTAAATGTAAAATCATGTACTGTAAAATCAAatactgcaaaaaaacccctctgtacaATGGGAACTTAATCTGGATGCTGATTGGTCTTTTTATATTCAGCTGTGGTTGATGTGAATACTGCCCCCTTGTGATACTAACAGGtatgtaaaaaaacaacacagagaaTGGTAAATCATAGGAAACTTTAATGAACTGTATTGACTGAACTATGCCATGTATCATCTTTTGTATTATTAAAGCTATTGTTATATATTATTTTCATTAGCAAATTATCCCATGACAATGGATAGTGTAGAGAAGAACgttaagaaaagaaaatacagtgaGGATTTTTTACAGGATGGTTTTACCTCAATAAATGTTGAAACTTCATATTTGGTGGCACTCAGAATCGCCAGAGCTATGAAACCTGACACCATTGCTAAGGATTTACTGTTGCCAGTGGCCAAAGACATTGTTCGAGTTATGATCGGAGATGAATTTGTTACGAAATTGAGTGCAATTTCCTTATCTAATGACACTATCCACAGAAGAATAGATGACATGTCTGCTGATATTCTTGATCAGGTAATCCAGGAAATTAAGTCTGCTCCACTTCCAATATTTAGTATCCAGCTTGATGAATCTACAGACGTTGCAAACTGTTCACAGTTACcagggacgtagatatagattttttatgagggggttcgggatggggccacacccccacctgtccctagggcatggccacgcctccccaagccacgcccctggcctagcgcttataaaagcagctctccgaggtcagggatggcagacttccctgccctgccctgccctcccctgcacctcccctctgggcagaggcatagagggaaaatggagtctggtgcaaaatctgagttttgcaccaccaccccccccccgggcagccactgtgatgctggaatcccccccaaacagcatcactttcaatggtgtttaaactagagagcccaaattctccttttaaatctaccttaaagggagaatctggggtccccagttaaacaacattgaaagtgatgctgttttgcggtggattatcccccaccttgaaacagcatcactttcaatgtggcgtagtggttaagagcaggtgcattctaatctggaggaacagggtgtgatttccagctctgccacttgagctgtggaggcttatctggggaattcagattagcctgtgcactcccacacatgccagctgggtgacgttgggctagtcacagcttttcggagctctctcagccccacctacctcacgggatgtttgttgtaagggagcaagggcaaggagattgtaagcccctttgaatctcctgcaggagagaaaggggggatataaatccaaactcttcttcttctgagactgTGTTGCgccttcttcttccatttccaaCAACATATCTTTGTGAAACAGGGTTTTCCAGCTTGTTGGTTATCAAGCCTAAATACAGAAGTAGACCTGTTGTGGAAGATGATCTTCGTTGTGCTCTTGCAAAGACTGCCCCGAGAATTTCTGATCTGGTGAGAAAGAAGCAATCTCAACCTTCGCACTGATGTTGGCTTTTTACACATACTGTCGCAAAATGTAGCAATGTAGTTTACTGTTGTTATATTAAGACTGTGACCCATGCTACACCATGCTTCAAGACAAAATGTCATTTATTtgtaattagaaataaatatttcacaatatataaTTACATACTGCTTTTGTGATTAATCACTATGATTTAATTATGTTCAATTtgtaacaataaaaatatatcctgcatatcagatatttacattacgattcataacagtagcaaaattacagtcatgaagtagcaatgaaaataattttatggttgggggtcaccacaacatgaggaacggtattaaagggtcgcggcattaggaaggttgagaaccactgatctaaacaaCTATCACCTGGTGGCTTACACATCATTCTTACTCAAGATATTAGAGTGGATTGTGACCGGCATGCTTGGAAGAAGCTGCGTAtctagacccatttcaatctggattcaggTCCGGTCATGGAACTGAAACTACCTGAATGACAACCTTTGCTGGGAAGGGAGTGGAATGCAATCCTGTTGGTCCACCTGGATCTCTTGGCAGCTTTTGACCACAGTATCCTCCTGGAAATGCTTTGGGAGTTGGGGGCACTGCTCCTACCTCCAAGGCTGATACCAGAGAGTAGTCATGGGAAATTTTTGCTTGATACCATGGGTATTCACTTGTGGGCTCCCTCAGAGTTGATTTTGTCTCCCAtgttttttaacatctacatgaagcaGCTGGGGGAGGTTATCAGGAGATTTGGAATAAGatatcatcagtatgctgatgacactcagcatTATCTGTCAACGCCATCTTAATCAAAAGAGGCAGTTGATGTTTTTGACTGGTGCTTGGAAGTAGTAATGGActggatgagggccaataaattGAGGCTGAATTCAGACAAAATGGAAGTGCTAAGTGTCAGTGGGTCTTGGGTCTGTGATGTAGAGAGACGGGGTTGTGTATTGCTCTGGAAGAGACAGGTGTGAAATCTGGGGGCGCTCCTGGACTTTACTATGACGTTAGAAGCGGTGGCCAGGAGTATCTATTCTCAGCATGAATAACAAAATTGTGATTATGCTTTAAAAGAGATTATGCGACAGATTAATAGTGTTCTAAGTCTACAATACCAGTGGGCTTATGTAAATTATGGGTCCTAACCCTATAGTACCAGTGGGCTAATGTAGATTATGGATTCTAAATGTATCTTACAAAATCCTACAAACAGTACCTTCTTACCAAGAACCCATTACGATCCTCAGCAAGCACTACATTATCTACCCATAACCCAGTGACCTATCTACCTGCTTAAATGTACTTGATTGAAAGTATCCAAAATGGTAATTATCAGACTTTCACTCAAGGGCTTTGTCAAGGGCCTTGTCCTTAGTTCACCAACCCTGCCCACCGCCTATGATATGGCTGTAGGCCGCCTAGGGCCCTTAGGTAGTCATTCCCAGAGTGAAACTTCTGGAATGCCACACACTCTCACCAAATCAGCTGGGCAGGCAGGACAGCCAACCTGGCATTGATGTTCCAACACAAAACAGCTCACAGCTGTTTAAGTAGATATTACTGGCTGGCATCAAAGGTGGAGAAAGCTCACTGCTATTAAACTGGCTGACAATAGCAGGCCAACCATCCAAGGGCTTAAATAATCCTTCAGGGTGAGGTGGCCCATTGCATGCCTGTTTGGCACACTACTCACGCTCCTGGCTCAGCAAAGAGGGCAAGGAAAGATGGAAACTCCCAACCCAGCATTGGTGTTCTAATACAAAAACAGCTGCTGGCTGCTTAACTAGTTGTTACTGGGCTGACTGGCAAACCAGAAGTCAGAGCGAAGCTTAAAAGCCCAGAGGCCTTCCATCAGTAGAACCCATACCTGCTTGTTCTGGCGTCAGTTTTCTCCCAGTTAATTAGCCCCAATCACCAGACAACCATTGCCTGGAGAAACCTTTGCTGTCCAGGAGCTGCTAAAAGCTGTTCAGGAATTGTTAGGAGTGCTACAAGTTCCAGAAGCCGTCTGAGGACTTTCCATCAATGTTTCAGGCAAAACCACTAAAACAGTCCCACACAAGTGTATTCTGGCAGCAATTCTTCCTCAGGTAGTGATCAGCTGCCTATTATCAACCAGCTGGATATTATTCAGAGGGACGGAGAGCTGAAAATTTTCTTCTTAATCACTCCAAAACGTGTCACAGAATTGTAATGTCCTAATAAGACATCCAGAAGGTGTTGTTATCTGCTCCCTAGGCTGCCCATTGTGGAGCCGGCACTCTTATTCTCTTATGCTCCACTGACTTACTGGTTCTTGCAGATATTAGTTCAAAGGCCAGACATTTGAGCAGTTCACAGACTTAAGATAAAATAATTATCCTCTGTCCAGTTTAATAGTAGTTTGCAATTAAGAGATACATGTCTTTTAAATTACttttaaagggaaagggagggagcatACATTACAAATGGCAGTTCAGGTTGCCATCTTGACAACTTATTCTGAGGACACCTTAATAATAGTCACCTGTTACATGTGCATAATGGTAcagttaaaaaggtaaaggtagtcccttgtgcaagcaccaggtcattactgattcatggggtgatatcacatcatgatatttactaggGTGACTATCTTTATAGGGTGATTTGC is part of the Sphaerodactylus townsendi isolate TG3544 linkage group LG04, MPM_Stown_v2.3, whole genome shotgun sequence genome and encodes:
- the LOC125431520 gene encoding protein ZBED8-like isoform X2; the protein is MGSSACSSLSRPNPVFFVLLQAEKIQAVASPERTAVHVLLLILVFLWRIARAMKPDTIAKDLLLPVAKDIVRVMIGDEFVTKLSAISLSNDTIHRRIDDMSADILDQGFPACWLSSLNTEVDLLWKMIFVVLLQRLPREFLIW
- the LOC125431520 gene encoding protein ZBED8-like isoform X1; translation: MGGEKPEANGQLRLLLPQPPKSGFLRPPPSRENTGCRLSRTNSGARPASDPRVSLEDGFTSINVETSYLVALRIARAMKPDTIAKDLLLPVAKDIVRVMIGDEFVTKLSAISLSNDTIHRRIDDMSADILDQGFPACWLSSLNTEVDLLWKMIFVVLLQRLPREFLIW